In Rhizobium favelukesii, the genomic window ATGTCAGACACTCGTCACGGCAATTTGACAGCGACCGTCTTGTTTAAACGCGTTTTTCTCTCTTGGCACGGAAATTGCTTTGCCCCCTACAATCAGAGTAGGAACAATGTTCGATGATCACACTCGCCAATCGTCAGACGGCTGTTTGTGGAATCGCTCTAGCCTGTGTCGCTGGTTTCGACGGAAGGCTGCTGTCGAGTCCACACTGGCGTGATCCTCACTTTGCCGATGGTTCTGCGTGGGGTCCATGATGGATTATATGCCGCAAACGTCAGTAATGAACTTCTTAAATGAGGTCTCGGGTTCGTTTCCGTCGGCGATTTCCCTGGCCTCTGGCAGACCAAGTGATCGGTTCTTCAATAGGCTCGACCCCCAGGCGCTGTTGAATGCGCTCGTCGTGTATGAACGGTATTCAGCAGGCGATCACGGAGGTGGGCAAGTACACTCTCAGTTGTTGCAGTATGGACGAACTGCCGGCATCATCAGCGAGATCGTTGCACAACAGGTTCGATCCGATGAGGGGGTTCCCGCGAGGACCGATCGCGTACTAATCACGTCAGGCTGCCAGGAGGCACTTGCTGTCTGCCTGCCGGCACTGTGTCCCGAACCTTCGGACGTCCTCCTGGTCTGCAACCCCACCTACGTTGGGACAACCGGTGCAGCTGCCGCTACACGGGTCGCCGTTTCAGCGCTGCGCAACTCAGAACTTGGCATTGCCGAGGCAGTCGAATTCGCAGTGCTGCAGTTGTGCCGGCAAGGTCGGAGGGCTCGCGCTCTATACCTTATTCCCGATTTTGATAATCCGACCGGGCGCGTCCTCGGTACGCCCGCACGACGCGATATCCTTCAAGTGTGCGACAGACATCGGATCATCGTTCTGGAGGACAATCCATATGGGCAATTTCGGTATGAAGGAGACGCGATCCCTCCGATGGCCGCTTTGGACGAGGCCGGTAGTGTTATCTACCTCTCGACATTCTCCAAGACGCTAGCCCCATCTCTCCGCGTGGGAGCTGCGATACTGCCCGAGACGATATTTGGAGACGCGGGAGCTTGCCGGGTACTTTGGGAAGATCTGGTTCAGCGCAAGAGTTTCGTTACCCTCAATACGAGCCAAATTACACAAGCGATCGTGGCAGGGCTGTTGATCGAACAGGGGGTAAGCTTGCGTGATTGGATACGGCCGGCCCTGGATTGGTATCGTACCAATCGCGACGTTATGTTGTGTCAGCTGAACCGTGTGTTTTCGCCTTTCGCGGATCAGATTCGATGGAATCGCCCCTGCGGCGGCTTCTTCCTGACCCTTGATCTTCCTTTCAGATTTGGGGCGGAGAGCGTGGACGAGTGTGCAAGGCGTGA contains:
- a CDS encoding PLP-dependent aminotransferase family protein; this encodes MDYMPQTSVMNFLNEVSGSFPSAISLASGRPSDRFFNRLDPQALLNALVVYERYSAGDHGGGQVHSQLLQYGRTAGIISEIVAQQVRSDEGVPARTDRVLITSGCQEALAVCLPALCPEPSDVLLVCNPTYVGTTGAAAATRVAVSALRNSELGIAEAVEFAVLQLCRQGRRARALYLIPDFDNPTGRVLGTPARRDILQVCDRHRIIVLEDNPYGQFRYEGDAIPPMAALDEAGSVIYLSTFSKTLAPSLRVGAAILPETIFGDAGACRVLWEDLVQRKSFVTLNTSQITQAIVAGLLIEQGVSLRDWIRPALDWYRTNRDVMLCQLNRVFSPFADQIRWNRPCGGFFLTLDLPFRFGAESVDECARRDNVIVMPMSFFALDNSQDYRIRLAFSAVTPEQIRTSVTGLGRYVARRLGRELPSLVGG